The following are from one region of the Stigmatella ashevillena genome:
- a CDS encoding alpha/beta hydrolase, with translation MRYLEHMTGGARPDERVPMIVALHPMGGDPADFLQLLRRYRRRARLILPYGHPSGGMYIWYDSVRDDVAAPLVTREADRIAAALAALVAARPTVGKPLVTGFSQGGIMTFALAVTHPEALVAAFPISGLLPPSLYPSVALSSGPRPATLPPVAAFHGASDLAVPTRGARASIAELRRAGYTAELREYAGVEHDISDEEEGEILERIGRAAAGLAAATPAP, from the coding sequence GTGCGCTACCTCGAGCACATGACGGGCGGGGCGCGACCTGACGAGCGGGTGCCGATGATCGTCGCGCTGCACCCCATGGGCGGGGACCCCGCGGACTTCCTCCAGCTGCTCCGGCGCTACCGCCGCCGCGCCCGCCTCATCCTCCCGTATGGCCACCCGAGCGGCGGCATGTACATCTGGTACGACTCCGTCCGCGACGACGTCGCAGCGCCCCTGGTTACGCGGGAAGCCGATCGGATCGCCGCTGCGCTCGCCGCCCTGGTAGCCGCCCGCCCCACCGTCGGCAAGCCCCTCGTCACCGGCTTCTCGCAGGGCGGCATCATGACCTTCGCCCTGGCGGTCACCCACCCCGAGGCGCTGGTGGCCGCCTTCCCCATCAGCGGCCTGCTCCCGCCGTCGCTCTACCCGTCGGTGGCGCTCAGCTCGGGGCCGCGCCCGGCGACACTCCCGCCGGTCGCGGCCTTCCACGGCGCCTCCGACCTGGCGGTGCCGACCCGAGGCGCGCGCGCCTCGATCGCCGAGCTGCGGCGCGCCGGGTACACCGCGGAGCTGCGCGAGTACGCCGGGGTCGAGCACGACATCTCTGACGAGGAAGAGGGCGAGATCTTGGAGCGGATCGGGCGGGCCGCCGCCGGCCTCGCGGCCGCGACGCCGGCGCCTTGA
- a CDS encoding YceI family protein, with amino-acid sequence MLDPENSSAQFSCKHVFTNVRGMFHKPSGTLTLDEGNLANTRANATIDVSTITTGVEERDAHLKSPDFFDVAKFPGITFASTSVSKSGATSYAMMGNLTMHGITKPVTLAVTLSPPFNHAGGIRRAVEATGAVNRKDFGLRWEFPGEGAGVVVGDNIEISIDAELVLQPEPSKGS; translated from the coding sequence GTGCTGGACCCAGAAAACTCTTCGGCGCAGTTCTCCTGCAAACACGTGTTCACCAACGTGCGCGGCATGTTTCACAAGCCTTCCGGAACCCTCACCCTGGATGAAGGAAACCTCGCCAATACCAGGGCCAACGCGACCATTGATGTGAGCACCATCACGACGGGCGTGGAGGAGCGTGACGCGCACCTCAAGAGTCCAGACTTCTTCGACGTTGCCAAGTTCCCGGGAATCACCTTTGCTTCAACCAGCGTAAGTAAGTCGGGCGCCACCTCGTACGCGATGATGGGCAACCTGACCATGCACGGCATCACCAAGCCGGTGACTCTCGCTGTCACACTTTCGCCCCCGTTCAATCATGCCGGAGGCATACGCCGCGCGGTCGAGGCCACCGGAGCCGTCAATCGGAAGGACTTTGGCCTTCGTTGGGAATTCCCGGGCGAGGGAGCCGGTGTCGTCGTGGGAGACAACATCGAGATCTCCATCGATGCGGAGCTGGTTCTTCAACCCGAACCGAGCAAGGGCAGTTAG
- a CDS encoding immunity 52 family protein has protein sequence MIETYYAGSYWLDRPESAEACARSAERFFHLLGRCDPAWTRWYEPAGSFEKARERLFTTDAENFQKLFAQKEHRIGDGFSFHLWTGDSLEETSGVDGNCGHSSLHLPSTCVLRPYDEGLIGERVLTAPVMTEVLRAMALAWDPEWGVSTSEAHRQMAVKGFPHPGTFVGWMMYFSRLRGTVPPLPAPVRIEPVEDKGTLVILTPERFSASNPEHVALAARVHELLDRAGLLRPLQPWLTG, from the coding sequence ATGATAGAAACGTATTACGCTGGCTCCTACTGGCTCGACCGGCCTGAATCCGCCGAGGCTTGCGCGCGGAGCGCGGAGCGGTTCTTCCACCTCCTGGGGCGCTGCGACCCAGCGTGGACCCGCTGGTATGAGCCGGCAGGTTCCTTCGAGAAAGCACGCGAACGCCTGTTCACCACAGATGCGGAGAACTTCCAGAAGCTGTTCGCACAGAAGGAGCATCGGATAGGTGATGGCTTCTCCTTCCACCTGTGGACAGGCGACAGCCTGGAGGAGACATCCGGCGTTGATGGCAACTGCGGTCATTCCTCCCTCCACCTTCCGTCCACCTGCGTGCTCAGGCCTTACGATGAGGGGCTCATTGGGGAGCGGGTGCTGACCGCTCCCGTGATGACCGAGGTGTTGCGCGCCATGGCCCTGGCCTGGGACCCAGAATGGGGAGTGTCTACATCCGAGGCGCACCGGCAGATGGCGGTGAAGGGGTTCCCACATCCAGGCACCTTCGTAGGCTGGATGATGTACTTCTCGCGACTGCGTGGCACGGTGCCCCCCCTGCCCGCCCCCGTTCGGATCGAGCCCGTCGAGGACAAGGGCACCCTCGTCATACTCACTCCCGAGCGGTTCAGCGCTTCCAACCCGGAGCACGTTGCACTGGCCGCTCGCGTCCACGAACTGCTGGACCGGGCCGGGCTGCTGCGGCCATTGCAGCCCTGGCTGACAGGGTGA